Proteins encoded together in one Prunus dulcis chromosome 3, ALMONDv2, whole genome shotgun sequence window:
- the LOC117622254 gene encoding protein Mpv17 isoform X1, with the protein MNVLGGGGHGGFWGWNPSPRKPKQQRKRRFDSKSQSSNSAEASGGAGHWFPLKQAATAGSLVLTGDTIAQLSQRWTKAKALNQQDGKDALLSDHDWLRALRMTSYGFLLYGPGSYAWYQFLDHSLPATTVGNLLLKVLLNQIVLGPTVIAVVFAWNNLWQRKLSQLPDKYRRDAFPTLLYGFRFWIPVSLLNFWVIPLQARVAFMSVGSIFWNFCLSSTLSK; encoded by the exons ATGAATGTTCTTGGCGGTGGAGGCCATGgcgggttttggggttggaaccCTTCACCGAGAAAACCgaaacaacaaagaaaaaggcgATTTGATTCGAAATCCCAGTCCTCCAATTCTGCGGAGGCATCCGGAGGAGCCGGTCACTGGTTCCCCTTAAAGCAAGCCGCCACAGCTGGCTCACTGGTTCTAACAGGAGACACAATTGCTCAGCTCAGCCAGCGGTGGACAAAAGCCAAGGCTCTTAACCAACAG GATGGAAAAGATGCTCTCCTCTCAGATCATGATTGGCTTCGGGCACTTCGGATGACTTCCTATGGGTTTCTTTTATACGGCCCCGGTTCCTATGCTTGGTACCAGTTTCTTGATCATTCTTTACCTGCGACAACTGTAGGGAACCTACTACTGAAG GTTTTATTAAACCAAATTGTGCTTGGTCCAACTGTGATTGCTGTTGTTTTTGCATGGAACAATTTATGGCAAAGGAAACTCTCACAGCTCCCGGACAAGTACCGGAGAGATGCTTTTCCCACTTTACTTTATG GATTTAGGTTCTGGATACCTGTCAGtttattgaatttttg GGTGATACCTCTTCAAGCCCGTGTAGCTTTCATGTCTGTGGGCTCAATATTCTGGAACTTTTGTTTGTCTTCAACTTTGAGCAAGTAA
- the LOC117622254 gene encoding protein Mpv17 isoform X2 has protein sequence MNVLGGGGHGGFWGWNPSPRKPKQQRKRRFDSKSQSSNSAEASGGAGHWFPLKQAATAGSLVLTGDTIAQLSQRWTKAKALNQQDGKDALLSDHDWLRALRMTSYGFLLYGPGSYAWYQFLDHSLPATTVGNLLLKLPDKYRRDAFPTLLYGFRFWIPVSLLNFWVIPLQARVAFMSVGSIFWNFCLSSTLSK, from the exons ATGAATGTTCTTGGCGGTGGAGGCCATGgcgggttttggggttggaaccCTTCACCGAGAAAACCgaaacaacaaagaaaaaggcgATTTGATTCGAAATCCCAGTCCTCCAATTCTGCGGAGGCATCCGGAGGAGCCGGTCACTGGTTCCCCTTAAAGCAAGCCGCCACAGCTGGCTCACTGGTTCTAACAGGAGACACAATTGCTCAGCTCAGCCAGCGGTGGACAAAAGCCAAGGCTCTTAACCAACAG GATGGAAAAGATGCTCTCCTCTCAGATCATGATTGGCTTCGGGCACTTCGGATGACTTCCTATGGGTTTCTTTTATACGGCCCCGGTTCCTATGCTTGGTACCAGTTTCTTGATCATTCTTTACCTGCGACAACTGTAGGGAACCTACTACTGAAG CTCCCGGACAAGTACCGGAGAGATGCTTTTCCCACTTTACTTTATG GATTTAGGTTCTGGATACCTGTCAGtttattgaatttttg GGTGATACCTCTTCAAGCCCGTGTAGCTTTCATGTCTGTGGGCTCAATATTCTGGAACTTTTGTTTGTCTTCAACTTTGAGCAAGTAA